TACTTTAGGCACTTCATCAGCTTTTACATAAACACGTAAACCTGGTTTTGAGATACGTTTTAAGTTAGTAATAACGCGTTCGTCGTTTTTACCATATTTTAAGAAAACACGGATGATTCCTTGTTTGTCATCTTCGATGAATTCTACTTCACGCACAAAACCTTCACGTTGTAAGATTTTTGCGATTTCAAGTTTGATTGTTGATGCAGGCACTTCTAATGATTCGTGTTTTACGATATTCGCATTACGAATACGAGTTAAGAAGTCTGCAATTGGATCTGTCATCACCATTGAGTCCTTTACCTCCTTTTGCGGTTTACTTTTTTTACCAGCTTGCTTTCTTCACGCCGGGAATTTGTCCTTTATAGGCAAGTTCACGGAAGCAAATACGGCAAAGTTTGAATTTGCGATAAACTGAATGTGGACGTCCACAACGTTCACAACGAGTATATTCTTGAGTTGAGAATTTTGCTGGACGTTTATTTTTAGCAATCATTGATTTTTTAGCCACGTAGTTCGCCTCCTTAAATTATTTTTGGAATGGCATTCCAAGTTGACCTAATAACTCACGAGCTTCCTCATCAGTATTAGCTGTTGTAACAATAACAATGTCCATTCCTCGAACTTTATCTACTAAATCATAATCAACTTCAGGGAAAATTAATTGTTCTTTTACACCTAAAGTGTAATTTCCACGTCCGTCAAATGATTTTTTGCTGATACCATGGAAGTCACGTACACGAGGTAAAGAGACAGATACTAATTTATCTAAAAATTCGTACATTCTTTCTCCACGTAAAGTTACTTTACATCCGATTGGCATTCCTTCACGTAAACGGAAACCAGCGATAGATTTTTTAGCTTTTGTAATAATTGGTTTTTGTCCAGAGATTAAAGCAAGTTCTTCAACAGCTTTATCTAAGTTTTTACTATTTGATACTGCATCACCAACACCCATGTTAATAACGATTTTATCAACTTTAGGTGTTTGCATAACAGAAGAGTAATTAAATTTTTCCACCAATGATGGTGTTACTTCATTAAGATACTTTTCTTTTAGGCGGTTCATTCAACATTGCCTCCTTCCTGATATTCTTATTTATCTAAAACTTCTCCAGTTTTCTTAGAAACACGTACTTTTTTACCATCTACTTCTTTGTATCCTACGCGTGTTGGTTCACCATTAGATGGATCAACCACCATTACATTAGAAACGTGAATAGATGCCTCCATTTCGATAATTCCACCTTGTGGAGCTGCCGCGCTAGGTTTTTGGTGTTTTTTCATAACGTTAACACCTTCTACGATGACGCGATCTTTCTTCGGAAATGCTTGGAGTACGATTCCCTCTTTATTCTTATCTTTACCTGAGATAACTTTTACTTTATCGCCTTTTTTAACGAACATCTTGTTTCGCACCTCCTTTAAACATGAGTATGTAT
This genomic stretch from Vagococcus sp. CY52-2 harbors:
- a CDS encoding type Z 30S ribosomal protein S14, which translates into the protein MAKKSMIAKNKRPAKFSTQEYTRCERCGRPHSVYRKFKLCRICFRELAYKGQIPGVKKASW
- the rplX gene encoding 50S ribosomal protein L24; this translates as MFVKKGDKVKVISGKDKNKEGIVLQAFPKKDRVIVEGVNVMKKHQKPSAAAPQGGIIEMEASIHVSNVMVVDPSNGEPTRVGYKEVDGKKVRVSKKTGEVLDK
- the rpsH gene encoding 30S ribosomal protein S8, which gives rise to MVMTDPIADFLTRIRNANIVKHESLEVPASTIKLEIAKILQREGFVREVEFIEDDKQGIIRVFLKYGKNDERVITNLKRISKPGLRVYVKADEVPKVLNGLGIAIISTSEGILTDKEARERNTGGEVLAYVW
- the rplE gene encoding 50S ribosomal protein L5 translates to MNRLKEKYLNEVTPSLVEKFNYSSVMQTPKVDKIVINMGVGDAVSNSKNLDKAVEELALISGQKPIITKAKKSIAGFRLREGMPIGCKVTLRGERMYEFLDKLVSVSLPRVRDFHGISKKSFDGRGNYTLGVKEQLIFPEVDYDLVDKVRGMDIVIVTTANTDEEARELLGQLGMPFQK